The following proteins are encoded in a genomic region of bacterium:
- a CDS encoding nucleotidyltransferase substrate binding protein: MQRELILKEFEDLKKANLLLKASVKKFKPYREKKIYSPEELEYYDSLAFRFEKCMELFLNFFKGIELFLYSEISDTLRDRLLNMQKLNIIDEIEFWMEARLLRNKISHSYLPEELKDLYNEIIKKAKRIFGVIERIKRYLKNIEDKGI; this comes from the coding sequence ATGCAAAGAGAATTGATATTGAAAGAATTTGAGGATCTAAAAAAAGCAAACCTTTTACTTAAGGCATCTGTTAAAAAATTTAAACCCTATAGAGAAAAAAAGATATATAGCCCCGAAGAACTTGAGTATTACGATTCCCTCGCATTTAGATTTGAAAAATGTATGGAGCTTTTTTTAAATTTTTTTAAGGGCATAGAGCTGTTTTTATATTCAGAGATTAGTGATACACTAAGGGATAGGTTGTTAAATATGCAGAAATTAAATATTATTGATGAGATTGAATTTTGGATGGAGGCAAGGCTATTAAGAAACAAAATTTCTCACTCTTATTTGCCCGAGGAATTAAAAGACCTCTATAATGAAATTATAAAGAAGGCAAAAAGAATTTTTGGGGTTATAGAAAGGATTAAGAGATATTTAAAAAATATAGAAGATAAGGGTATATAA
- the murA gene encoding UDP-N-acetylglucosamine 1-carboxyvinyltransferase codes for MDKFVIEGGKPLDGEIKVFGAKNAILPMMAGAILSEGKTIIRNVPNIRDVSVFIKLLEHLGASCFYNNHTLEIDTTNVNKTDAPYELVCQMRAGFLVAAPLLARLKKACVSFPGGCALGARNIDIHLKGFEKFGAKIKEEGGYITLSADKLKGCEIYLDYPTHTGTENLIMAGVLADGKTIIENCAKEPEIVDFALFLKKMGAKIEGEGSSTIIIDGVSSLVPCEYSPIPDRIEAGTFLITGAITKGRVFVQNAIYEHMRGLIAKMSEMGVIIKRKDSGIEAIGKERLKATNVITGPYPSFSTDLQPLISSLMCIASGTSIVKETVFNERTSHIFELSRMGAKIRITGSEIIIEGVKNLSGVNIMASDIRQGAALVLAALSASGKTIIDRVYHIDRGYECLEERLVTLGASITRIKE; via the coding sequence ATGGATAAATTTGTCATTGAGGGTGGGAAACCATTAGACGGAGAGATTAAGGTATTTGGGGCAAAGAATGCTATTCTTCCAATGATGGCTGGAGCTATTCTATCAGAAGGAAAGACCATTATCAGAAATGTCCCAAATATCCGTGATGTCTCTGTTTTTATAAAATTGCTTGAGCATTTAGGTGCATCTTGCTTTTACAACAACCACACATTAGAGATAGATACAACAAATGTTAATAAAACAGATGCACCCTATGAGCTTGTCTGCCAGATGAGGGCAGGGTTCCTTGTTGCCGCTCCTCTATTGGCAAGGCTTAAAAAGGCTTGCGTCTCTTTCCCTGGGGGATGTGCTTTGGGAGCAAGGAATATAGACATCCACCTTAAGGGATTTGAGAAATTTGGGGCAAAGATAAAAGAGGAAGGGGGCTACATTACATTAAGTGCGGATAAGCTAAAGGGATGCGAGATTTACCTTGATTATCCAACCCATACAGGAACAGAGAATCTTATAATGGCAGGCGTATTGGCAGATGGAAAGACAATAATTGAAAATTGTGCAAAAGAGCCTGAAATCGTTGATTTTGCTTTATTTCTTAAAAAGATGGGTGCAAAAATAGAGGGAGAAGGAAGCTCCACAATTATTATTGACGGTGTTTCCTCTCTTGTGCCTTGTGAATATTCTCCCATTCCGGATAGAATAGAAGCAGGAACATTCCTCATTACAGGTGCAATTACAAAGGGAAGGGTATTTGTCCAGAATGCAATATACGAGCATATGAGAGGTTTAATTGCAAAGATGTCTGAAATGGGTGTTATAATTAAAAGAAAGGATTCTGGCATAGAGGCAATTGGAAAAGAAAGGCTTAAGGCAACAAATGTTATCACAGGCCCATACCCGTCATTTTCCACCGATCTTCAGCCATTAATCTCCTCTTTAATGTGTATTGCAAGTGGAACATCCATTGTAAAGGAGACCGTGTTTAATGAGAGGACAAGCCATATCTTTGAACTTTCCAGGATGGGAGCAAAGATAAGGATAACCGGAAGCGAGATTATTATTGAGGGTGTAAAAAACCTTTCGGGTGTAAACATTATGGCATCAGATATAAGGCAGGGAGCGGCATTAGTTTTAGCAGCCCTTTCTGCATCCGGAAAAACCATAATTGACAGGGTCTATCATATTGACAGGGGATATGAATGCCTTGAGGAGAGGCTGGTAACCCTTGGGGCAAGCATCACCAGGATTAAGGAGTGA
- a CDS encoding CBS domain-containing protein gives MENNLLKEIAYDIKVSSVMNKNVLSISGDSKMGDLREIMRDRRISGMPVVENNELIGIITLEDFIKAIINREENILIKEKMSRDVKVLFEEEALINALNKFEKFNYGRFPVINNNKKLVGILTKTDVIHGFLKTLENKYQEEEIKGYRVSHFFEDVLADKKEIILEYEIMGGDFKIAGRGSSRLKKTLKRLGIHPNIIRRLAIASYEAEMNVVIYAKRGTIKAFVFQDRIDVDVDDEGPGIPDVEKAMEPGFSTAPDWVRELGFGAGMGLYNIKNCSDAFEIKSEVGLGTSLIFRVNIN, from the coding sequence ATGGAAAATAATCTACTTAAAGAAATAGCATATGATATTAAGGTTTCATCTGTAATGAATAAAAATGTCTTAAGCATATCAGGTGATTCTAAAATGGGAGACTTAAGGGAGATTATGAGGGATAGGAGAATATCAGGAATGCCTGTCGTTGAGAATAATGAGCTTATTGGAATTATAACCCTTGAGGACTTTATCAAGGCGATAATAAACAGGGAGGAAAATATTTTAATAAAAGAGAAAATGTCAAGGGATGTTAAGGTGCTATTTGAAGAGGAAGCCCTTATCAATGCCTTAAATAAATTTGAAAAGTTTAATTATGGAAGGTTTCCCGTTATTAACAACAATAAAAAACTTGTTGGTATACTTACAAAGACCGATGTTATCCATGGATTTCTTAAAACCCTTGAGAACAAGTATCAAGAGGAGGAGATTAAGGGCTATAGGGTTTCCCATTTTTTTGAGGATGTCTTAGCAGACAAGAAGGAAATAATCCTTGAGTATGAAATAATGGGTGGTGATTTTAAAATAGCAGGAAGGGGATCAAGTAGGCTTAAGAAGACCCTGAAAAGGCTTGGAATACATCCGAATATTATAAGAAGGCTTGCCATTGCAAGCTATGAGGCAGAGATGAATGTTGTTATATATGCAAAAAGAGGAACGATAAAAGCCTTTGTCTTTCAAGATAGAATAGATGTTGATGTAGATGATGAAGGCCCTGGAATTCCCGATGTAGAAAAAGCAATGGAACCTGGATTTTCAACAGCACCTGATTGGGTTAGGGAGCTTGGTTTTGGTGCAGGAATGGGGCTTTATAATATAAAAAATTGCTCTGATGCTTTTGAAATAAAATCAGAGGTCGGTTTGGGAACAAGCCTTATCTTTAGGGTAAATATAAATTGA
- the nuoE gene encoding NADH-quinone oxidoreductase subunit NuoE, whose protein sequence is MNGIDWAKIDEIIKKYENKPGSVIPVLEETQGIVGYLPKEVLHRVADGLNISRSIVYGIVTFYSFFSIKPRGRNVIRVCLGTACYVKGADAILDRIKEVLKIDAGEITEDRRFSLEAVRCVGACGLAPVMMINEDVHGHLEQGKIEKILEKYE, encoded by the coding sequence ATGAACGGTATAGATTGGGCAAAGATTGATGAGATAATTAAAAAATATGAGAATAAGCCAGGCTCTGTTATCCCTGTTTTAGAAGAGACACAGGGAATTGTCGGCTATCTTCCAAAAGAGGTATTACACAGGGTAGCTGATGGCTTGAACATTTCAAGGAGCATAGTCTATGGAATTGTTACCTTCTATTCATTCTTTTCAATAAAACCAAGGGGAAGGAATGTTATAAGGGTCTGCCTTGGAACAGCCTGTTATGTAAAGGGAGCTGATGCTATCCTTGATAGGATAAAGGAGGTTCTTAAGATAGACGCAGGAGAGATAACAGAGGATAGAAGATTTTCCCTTGAAGCTGTCCGTTGTGTTGGTGCTTGTGGTCTTGCTCCTGTTATGATGATAAATGAGGATGTTCATGGCCATTTAGAGCAGGGAAAGATAGAGAAAATCCTTGAAAAATATGAATGA
- a CDS encoding RluA family pseudouridine synthase produces MDCNLKVIISDIEGERIDIFLSKRLNLSRSKVAFLIKEGLVKVDEKFIKPHHKIRIGEKIEVILPDETIKPENIPLDIVYEDADIIVVNKPAGMVTHPTAKIRKETLVNALLFHTSLPDTGNPDRPGIVHRLDKDTSGLIVIAKTKEAYKNLVKMIKERVVKRRYLALVSGNVALDKGEISIPIGRPKKGGVLMKPYGRKMREAKTFYKVLERRKDMSLLEVSLETGRTHQIRVHLANMKHPVLGDKAYGKKSAIINRQALHSFSLSFPHPITNKSLEFKIEPPEDMKNVANFANFL; encoded by the coding sequence ATGGATTGCAACCTTAAGGTAATTATTTCTGATATTGAAGGTGAGAGGATTGATATATTTTTATCAAAAAGGCTTAATTTATCAAGGTCAAAGGTAGCATTTTTGATAAAAGAGGGATTAGTTAAGGTAGATGAAAAATTTATAAAGCCACACCATAAGATAAGAATAGGAGAAAAGATTGAGGTTATTCTTCCTGACGAAACAATTAAACCAGAAAATATCCCTTTGGATATTGTCTACGAGGATGCTGATATAATTGTTGTCAATAAGCCAGCTGGTATGGTTACCCATCCAACGGCAAAGATAAGGAAGGAAACATTGGTTAATGCCTTGCTTTTTCATACCTCTCTTCCAGATACAGGTAATCCAGATAGACCAGGGATTGTCCACAGGCTTGATAAGGATACATCCGGGCTTATTGTTATAGCAAAAACAAAAGAGGCATATAAAAACCTGGTAAAAATGATAAAAGAGCGTGTTGTCAAAAGAAGGTATCTTGCTCTTGTTTCTGGAAATGTAGCTCTAGATAAGGGAGAAATTTCAATTCCCATTGGAAGGCCCAAAAAAGGAGGGGTATTGATGAAGCCTTATGGAAGGAAAATGAGGGAAGCAAAGACATTTTACAAGGTATTAGAAAGAAGAAAGGATATGTCATTATTAGAGGTCTCCCTTGAAACAGGAAGGACGCATCAAATAAGGGTTCATCTGGCAAATATGAAACACCCTGTCCTTGGTGATAAGGCATATGGGAAAAAATCAGCTATAATCAATAGACAAGCCCTTCATTCATTTTCTTTGAGCTTTCCCCATCCAATAACAAATAAATCCCTTGAGTTTAAGATAGAGCCTCCAGAAGATATGAAAAATGTTGCAAATTTTGCTAATTTTTTGTAA
- a CDS encoding nucleotidyltransferase domain-containing protein produces the protein MRLDNNEKKALKFALQGFKGETFLFGSRINKTKNGGDIDILLIPKGTKSNPTKLALKIEASFFSMCEQRIDVIVYNNGLFCKEILKNAKRIDIERI, from the coding sequence ATGCGATTAGATAATAATGAAAAAAAGGCATTAAAATTTGCCTTGCAGGGATTTAAGGGAGAAACTTTTCTTTTTGGCTCACGAATAAATAAGACAAAAAATGGAGGGGATATTGATATATTGTTGATTCCTAAAGGAACAAAGAGCAACCCAACAAAGCTGGCTTTAAAAATTGAGGCAAGCTTTTTTTCTATGTGCGAACAAAGGATTGATGTTATTGTGTATAATAACGGTTTATTTTGTAAGGAGATATTAAAAAATGCAAAGAGAATTGATATTGAAAGAATTTGA
- the hisA gene encoding 1-(5-phosphoribosyl)-5-[(5-phosphoribosylamino)methylideneamino]imidazole-4-carboxamide isomerase gives MVIYPAIDIREGRVVRLTQGDFEKEKIYSENPVDVAFGWKEKGASALHIVDLDGAFFGKPQNLDVIQEIVDKVRIPVQMGGGIRNFEILEGIMDIGINRAVLGTSAILDELFLRKALLRFSERILVGLDVKGEKIAISGWQRLTDYKLDELLLKMGDLGLREAIITDIERDGMMNGPNISLFESLLKHIQHIKIIASGGISTMSDIMHLSRLPISGVIIGKALYEGKIDLGGMVKLLKDG, from the coding sequence ATGGTAATATATCCAGCAATTGATATTAGGGAAGGAAGGGTTGTCAGGCTTACACAGGGCGATTTTGAAAAGGAGAAGATTTATTCAGAAAACCCTGTTGATGTTGCCTTTGGTTGGAAGGAAAAAGGAGCATCCGCCCTTCATATTGTAGACCTTGATGGTGCATTCTTTGGAAAACCACAAAACCTTGATGTAATTCAGGAAATTGTAGACAAGGTAAGAATTCCAGTTCAGATGGGAGGAGGGATAAGGAATTTTGAAATTTTAGAAGGGATTATGGATATAGGTATAAATAGGGCTGTTTTGGGAACATCTGCCATTCTGGATGAGCTATTCTTAAGAAAGGCATTGTTAAGGTTTTCCGAGAGAATCCTTGTTGGATTAGATGTTAAAGGAGAAAAAATTGCTATCTCTGGCTGGCAGAGATTAACCGATTACAAATTAGATGAACTATTGCTTAAAATGGGAGATTTGGGCTTAAGAGAGGCTATAATTACAGACATTGAAAGGGATGGGATGATGAATGGCCCAAACATTTCCTTATTTGAAAGCCTTTTAAAACATATCCAGCATATCAAGATAATTGCAAGTGGCGGCATAAGCACAATGTCTGATATAATGCATTTAAGCAGGCTTCCTATATCAGGTGTAATCATAGGAAAGGCATTATATGAAGGAAAGATAGACCTTGGGGGGATGGTAAAGTTACTAAAGGATGGATAA